In Paeniglutamicibacter kerguelensis, one genomic interval encodes:
- a CDS encoding HNH endonuclease → MTSNVSSPGEVWLFASNAANFDAEEAFTTQDEIWWSETTNAHVQLGDTVFLYATKPTQALTHQCIVTETGLPDGKSSWTNKAARKARVHKTWMALQLVRVLDSNERRLLGLSAMENAGLPGPVRGRRRASQGILDLLGQVLLAPTTPPVEDSAAERYPTEKLLVRKFADRMDQGDYSVSDLETSSPDRYANQKTRGSAQRAFANRVKSDYGYACALTGINTPHFLVASHIVPWSEDHTIRLDPTNGICLSTLVDRAFEDGYLRIAPDGVVHVNHSKVGADQALAQELMPYDGVKLRKPTKFPPNPKWLQRRWNAGAKSSIHPGP, encoded by the coding sequence ATGACGTCCAACGTTTCATCCCCGGGAGAGGTATGGCTATTTGCCTCCAACGCCGCAAACTTCGACGCAGAAGAAGCATTCACCACTCAAGACGAGATCTGGTGGTCAGAGACGACGAACGCACATGTGCAGCTCGGTGACACGGTCTTCCTGTATGCCACCAAGCCAACGCAGGCGCTGACCCACCAGTGCATCGTGACCGAGACGGGACTCCCGGACGGGAAGAGCTCCTGGACCAACAAAGCTGCCCGCAAGGCGCGTGTGCACAAGACCTGGATGGCTCTTCAGCTGGTACGCGTGCTAGACAGCAACGAACGGAGGCTCCTGGGTCTCTCCGCGATGGAAAACGCCGGACTACCGGGCCCGGTCCGAGGGCGACGCCGCGCGTCGCAGGGAATCCTGGACCTCTTGGGTCAAGTCCTTCTTGCCCCCACGACGCCCCCCGTGGAGGACAGCGCAGCGGAGAGGTACCCCACCGAAAAACTATTGGTCCGGAAATTCGCAGATCGCATGGATCAGGGAGACTATTCCGTTTCGGACCTGGAGACAAGCTCGCCAGACCGCTATGCGAACCAAAAAACCAGAGGAAGCGCCCAGAGAGCTTTCGCCAACCGCGTGAAGTCCGACTATGGGTACGCGTGCGCACTGACTGGAATCAATACCCCGCACTTCCTCGTTGCCTCACATATTGTGCCGTGGAGTGAAGATCACACCATCCGATTGGATCCCACAAATGGTATCTGCCTGTCGACGCTGGTAGACCGCGCCTTCGAAGACGGATATCTGCGGATTGCACCCGACGGGGTAGTCCACGTGAACCACAGTAAAGTCGGCGCTGACCAGGCACTCGCCCAAGAACTTATGCCCTACGACGGAGTCAAGCTGCGCAAACCCACCAAATTTCCGCCCAACCCGAAGTGGCTCCAACGCCGCTGGAATGCCGGAGCGAAGTCAAGTATCCACCCCGGCCCTTAA
- a CDS encoding recombinase family protein, giving the protein MGAGNSRCGGSDAIAVAVWCRRLRENDINLIGYARVSTNGQDSQLQRDALETAGCGRIFEDKISSRATARPELVEALDHLRPTDTLCVWKLDRLGRSVKEVRTIAEGLHDLGVGLRMLTGTLTGTYSPTGEGKFFFVMMAAFAELERDMIRERTMAGLAAARAQGRTGGRPTVMDADTLAAARARRANGESHTQIAKALGVSRASIYRHLPTGNT; this is encoded by the coding sequence GTGGGTGCCGGCAACAGTCGCTGCGGGGGCTCCGACGCAATAGCCGTTGCTGTTTGGTGCAGACGCCTTAGAGAAAATGACATCAATCTCATCGGCTACGCCCGCGTCTCCACCAACGGACAAGACTCCCAACTCCAACGGGACGCCCTCGAAACCGCCGGATGCGGCCGGATCTTCGAAGACAAAATCTCCAGCCGCGCCACCGCCCGCCCGGAGCTCGTTGAAGCCCTCGACCACCTCCGGCCAACGGACACCTTGTGCGTATGGAAATTGGACCGTCTCGGCCGGTCGGTGAAGGAAGTACGGACCATCGCCGAAGGCCTCCACGACCTGGGAGTCGGCCTGCGCATGCTCACCGGAACCCTGACGGGAACCTACAGCCCGACCGGGGAAGGGAAATTCTTCTTCGTCATGATGGCCGCGTTCGCCGAACTCGAGCGCGACATGATCCGTGAACGGACCATGGCCGGCCTGGCCGCAGCCCGTGCCCAAGGCCGCACCGGCGGCCGCCCCACCGTCATGGATGCCGATACCCTCGCAGCCGCCCGAGCCAGACGCGCCAACGGGGAAAGCCACACGCAGATCGCCAAAGCACTGGGAGTCTCCCGTGCATCCATTTACCGCCACCTGCCCACCGGCAACACCTGA
- a CDS encoding IclR family transcriptional regulator — MSTQSVVTAIKVIETISLHQPIGLSDIAKQLDSSKATVLRMLSTLKELNWVAQSESRDAAWSLTIHAYAVTARASIGANLRDVAIGPMNGLQLDTQETVHLCVPDGDALVVVERLDTPHVLRAFLALGTQIPLHASATGLAFLAASSDAYVHDILGGSLEKVSDQTKTQPSSVWQLIRESRERGYSINAEGLSSGITSVGAAIVSSAGKPLGCVSISGPSSRIVAAKFEDYGTAVARTAREISDLLGQRSLGGAGRVRH; from the coding sequence ATGAGTACGCAGAGCGTGGTGACGGCAATCAAAGTCATCGAGACGATTTCGTTGCACCAGCCCATCGGGCTCTCGGATATTGCCAAACAGCTGGATTCATCGAAGGCAACGGTTCTGCGCATGCTCAGCACCCTGAAGGAGCTGAATTGGGTCGCACAGAGCGAGTCGAGAGATGCGGCCTGGTCATTGACCATCCACGCCTACGCCGTCACCGCGAGGGCAAGCATAGGCGCAAATCTCCGCGATGTGGCCATCGGTCCAATGAACGGCCTGCAGCTGGACACGCAGGAAACCGTTCACTTGTGTGTCCCCGATGGCGACGCATTGGTCGTGGTTGAACGCCTCGATACGCCACACGTCCTGCGGGCCTTCCTGGCTCTGGGTACCCAGATTCCACTCCACGCCTCGGCGACCGGATTGGCATTTCTCGCAGCGTCTTCGGATGCATATGTGCACGACATCCTGGGCGGCTCACTCGAGAAGGTCAGCGACCAAACGAAAACCCAACCCAGTAGCGTTTGGCAGCTCATCAGGGAATCCCGGGAACGCGGTTATTCGATCAACGCAGAGGGGCTGAGCAGTGGAATCACGTCGGTGGGAGCGGCAATCGTCAGCTCCGCCGGAAAGCCCCTCGGCTGCGTGTCGATTTCCGGGCCTTCCAGCCGAATCGTCGCTGCGAAGTTTGAAGATTATGGCACCGCGGTGGCGAGGACTGCCCGTGAAATCAGTGACCTACTGGGACAACGCTCATTGGGCGGAGCGGGGCGCGTTCGCCATTAA
- a CDS encoding ArsR/SmtB family transcription factor translates to MLINQNVPADTCGLDPATALFRSLGDPVRLKIVKRMASGEVRVGDLTRELGLPQSTVSMHVACLRDCGLVEGRSEGRSVYYSLSRPELMDMLAQAEILLAATGNAVSLCPNYGPDGTTAPMVEKENAR, encoded by the coding sequence ATGCTGATCAATCAAAATGTTCCGGCGGACACCTGCGGCCTGGATCCCGCGACCGCCCTGTTCCGTTCCCTCGGCGATCCGGTTCGCCTGAAAATCGTCAAGCGCATGGCCAGCGGCGAGGTGCGGGTCGGAGACCTCACCCGCGAGCTCGGCCTGCCCCAATCGACGGTGTCCATGCACGTGGCCTGCCTGCGAGACTGCGGCCTGGTCGAAGGACGCTCCGAAGGCCGCAGCGTCTACTACTCGCTGTCCCGTCCGGAACTGATGGACATGCTCGCCCAGGCCGAGATCCTGCTCGCCGCCACCGGCAACGCGGTCAGCCTGTGCCCGAACTACGGCCCCGACGGCACCACCGCCCCGATGGTTGAAAAGGAGAACGCCCGATGA
- the lspA gene encoding signal peptidase II has protein sequence MSGQTTDHIAAPGRPARTARTVMILCAAGLVAIDLAVKALAEALLSTGETIDLGLMNLRLLYNPGVAFSFGANLPGWVVIAVTGLIITAMAWYSLTTAPAMGRLSRTGATLLLGGAVGNFIDRLDGRGVVDYLHSGWFATFNLADVFVTTGVVLYALGTLRSAPPQHGK, from the coding sequence ATGAGCGGCCAAACCACGGACCATATCGCGGCGCCGGGGCGACCGGCGCGCACTGCCCGTACCGTCATGATCCTGTGTGCCGCCGGGCTGGTCGCTATCGATCTGGCCGTCAAGGCGTTGGCCGAGGCGCTGCTTTCCACCGGTGAGACGATCGACCTGGGGCTGATGAATCTCCGGCTGCTCTACAACCCCGGCGTCGCATTCAGCTTTGGCGCGAACCTTCCCGGCTGGGTCGTCATCGCCGTCACCGGGCTGATCATCACGGCCATGGCCTGGTACTCGCTCACCACGGCCCCCGCCATGGGCCGGCTTTCCCGCACCGGCGCGACGCTGTTGCTCGGCGGGGCCGTCGGCAACTTCATTGACCGGCTCGACGGGCGCGGCGTCGTGGACTACCTGCACAGCGGCTGGTTCGCGACCTTCAACCTCGCCGATGTCTTCGTCACCACCGGAGTGGTGCTCTACGCCCTGGGCACACTTCGTTCTGCACCGCCACAACACGGCAAATGA
- a CDS encoding recombinase family protein, with product MRHLGYTRVSTSSQDAQLQLDALVKDGVQKRDVFADVTSGSRTAIERPGMKKLLEYAESGDTVVVWRVDRLGRSLIDVLNTVNLLRERGVNVRSISDGIDPATSTGRMMLNLLASLAEYERELIVERVNAGIAAARQNGTRFGRPPSDPTVIADKLAIAKEARAKGRTAEDAARLVGWSRATLYRHLGQDSGSVKSQ from the coding sequence GTGAGACATTTGGGATACACGCGGGTGAGCACCTCGAGCCAGGACGCGCAGCTGCAGCTCGACGCGCTGGTCAAGGACGGGGTGCAGAAACGGGACGTGTTTGCCGACGTCACCTCCGGCAGCAGGACCGCGATCGAGCGCCCCGGGATGAAGAAGCTCCTGGAGTATGCCGAGTCCGGCGACACCGTGGTCGTTTGGCGGGTCGACCGGCTGGGGAGGTCCCTGATCGATGTCCTGAACACCGTGAACCTGCTGCGCGAACGCGGCGTGAACGTCCGCTCCATTTCGGACGGGATCGACCCGGCGACCTCGACCGGGCGGATGATGCTGAACCTACTGGCCTCCCTGGCCGAGTACGAGCGCGAGCTGATCGTGGAGCGCGTCAACGCCGGGATCGCCGCGGCCCGGCAAAACGGCACCCGTTTCGGCCGGCCGCCCTCCGATCCCACGGTGATCGCGGACAAGCTCGCGATCGCGAAGGAGGCCCGTGCGAAGGGACGCACCGCGGAAGACGCGGCACGCTTGGTCGGATGGAGTCGCGCGACGCTCTACCGCCACCTCGGACAAGACTCCGGATCCGTCAAGAGCCAGTGA
- a CDS encoding heavy metal translocating P-type ATPase: protein MSDACGCSDEKTETGEAEEPLGFWQVTEVRAAAVAGVLLLAAWITSLAGGPRVVTLPLELGALLVAAWTFVPSTLRRLFKGKIGVGTLMTIAAIGAVALGQFEEAAMLAFLYAISEGLEEYSLAKTRRGLRALLDLVPAEARVLRNGTETVVSPTDLVPGDRMVVRPGERLATDGRIVLGRTSLDTSALTGESVPVEAGPGSEVYAGSINGTGPLEVEVTSTAENNSLAKIVHIVEAEQSRKGPGQRLADSIAKKLVPGILIAAALIIAFGFIVGEPVLWFERALVVLVAASPCALAISVPVTVVASVGAASRIGVLIKGGGALETLGKIRTIALDKTGTLTRNKPSVIEVLGTPTTTREQVLALAAGLEARSEHPLARAILASTTERASVTDVDTVPGAGLEGLLDGRVIRLGRPGWIEAGSLAPDIERMQHAGATAVLIEDNGAVIGAIGVRDELRPEAREVIARLTASGYTTAMLTGDNLITATALGKAAGITEIHADLRPEDKAEIIRTLKSRQPTAMVGDGVNDAPALATADTGIAMGAMGTDVAIETADIALMGEDLHHLPQVLDHARNTRRIMLQNVGLSLALIAVLIPLALFGVLGLAAVVLIHELAEIVVIANGVRAGRLRRKTALRTIQPASALEPVA from the coding sequence ATGAGCGACGCCTGCGGCTGCAGCGACGAAAAAACCGAAACCGGTGAAGCCGAGGAGCCGTTGGGCTTCTGGCAGGTGACCGAGGTGCGGGCGGCCGCCGTGGCCGGCGTGCTGCTGTTGGCGGCATGGATCACCTCGCTGGCCGGAGGCCCCCGGGTCGTGACGCTGCCGCTGGAACTCGGCGCGCTGCTGGTTGCGGCCTGGACGTTCGTGCCCTCCACGCTCCGGCGCCTGTTCAAGGGCAAAATCGGGGTCGGCACACTGATGACGATCGCCGCAATCGGCGCCGTCGCCCTTGGCCAGTTCGAGGAAGCGGCCATGCTGGCGTTCCTGTATGCGATTTCCGAAGGTCTGGAAGAATACTCGCTGGCCAAAACCCGGCGCGGCCTGCGGGCACTGCTGGACCTGGTCCCGGCCGAGGCCAGGGTCCTGCGCAACGGGACCGAGACGGTTGTTTCCCCGACGGACCTTGTCCCCGGGGACCGCATGGTCGTCCGCCCCGGGGAACGCCTGGCCACCGACGGACGAATCGTCCTTGGTCGCACCTCGCTGGACACCTCGGCACTCACCGGCGAATCAGTCCCCGTCGAGGCCGGCCCCGGCTCCGAGGTCTACGCCGGGTCCATCAACGGCACCGGCCCGCTGGAAGTTGAAGTGACCAGCACCGCGGAGAACAACTCGCTGGCCAAGATCGTACACATCGTCGAGGCCGAGCAATCGCGCAAGGGACCGGGACAGCGACTGGCCGACTCCATCGCCAAGAAACTGGTCCCCGGCATCCTGATCGCCGCCGCCCTGATCATCGCCTTCGGCTTCATCGTCGGGGAACCCGTGCTCTGGTTTGAACGCGCCCTGGTCGTGCTGGTCGCGGCATCCCCCTGCGCGCTGGCCATCTCCGTGCCCGTCACCGTCGTGGCCTCGGTGGGTGCCGCCAGCCGGATCGGGGTGCTCATCAAGGGCGGCGGGGCGCTGGAAACCCTCGGCAAGATCCGCACCATCGCCCTGGACAAGACCGGGACCCTGACCCGGAACAAGCCCTCCGTGATCGAGGTCCTCGGCACCCCCACCACCACCCGCGAACAGGTCCTGGCCCTCGCGGCCGGGCTGGAGGCCCGCAGCGAACACCCGCTCGCCCGCGCGATCCTCGCCTCGACCACCGAACGGGCCTCGGTCACCGACGTGGACACGGTTCCCGGAGCTGGCCTGGAGGGGCTGCTTGATGGCAGGGTCATCCGGCTCGGACGCCCCGGATGGATCGAGGCCGGTTCCCTGGCCCCGGACATCGAGCGGATGCAACACGCCGGAGCCACCGCGGTGCTCATCGAGGACAACGGAGCGGTCATCGGCGCCATCGGCGTCCGCGACGAGCTGCGCCCCGAAGCCCGCGAGGTCATCGCCAGGCTCACGGCCTCCGGATACACCACGGCCATGCTCACCGGGGACAACCTCATCACCGCAACGGCCCTGGGCAAGGCCGCGGGAATCACCGAGATCCACGCGGACCTGCGCCCCGAGGACAAGGCGGAAATCATCCGCACACTCAAGTCGCGCCAGCCCACCGCAATGGTCGGTGACGGCGTCAACGACGCCCCGGCGCTGGCCACCGCGGACACCGGCATCGCCATGGGCGCCATGGGCACCGACGTCGCCATCGAAACCGCGGACATCGCCCTGATGGGCGAGGACCTGCACCACCTGCCCCAGGTCCTTGACCACGCACGCAACACCCGGCGCATCATGCTCCAGAACGTGGGCCTGTCCCTGGCACTGATCGCGGTGCTGATCCCCTTGGCGCTCTTCGGGGTCCTGGGACTCGCCGCCGTGGTGCTCATCCACGAACTGGCCGAAATCGTCGTGATCGCCAACGGCGTGCGCGCCGGACGGCTCCGCCGCAAGACAGCGCTGCGGACCATCCAGCCGGCATCAGCCCTGGAGCCCGTGGCATGA
- a CDS encoding recombinase family protein, giving the protein MSPHLVGYARVSTNQQDLSSQQAGLKALGVPDDLVYVDHGLTGRNRERPGLQQALAACRAGDTLVVTKLDRLARSLPDARDIVEDLTKRNVKLSLGGSIHDPTDPVGKLLFNVLAMVAEFESDLIRARTREGMQIAKAKGKLRGKQPKLSKAQEKHLVALHRGGQHTSAEIAELFGVARSTVYRIVQRTPSKVLKFPNSDYEDSPST; this is encoded by the coding sequence ATGTCACCGCACCTGGTCGGGTACGCCCGCGTCTCCACCAACCAACAAGACCTCAGCTCCCAGCAAGCCGGCCTCAAGGCCCTCGGCGTCCCGGACGACCTGGTCTACGTCGACCACGGCCTCACCGGACGCAACCGCGAACGCCCCGGACTCCAACAAGCCCTCGCCGCCTGCCGCGCCGGCGACACCCTGGTGGTCACCAAGCTCGACCGCCTCGCCCGTTCCCTGCCCGACGCCCGCGACATCGTCGAGGACCTCACCAAGCGCAACGTCAAGCTCAGCCTCGGCGGCTCCATCCACGACCCCACCGACCCCGTCGGCAAACTCCTCTTCAACGTCCTGGCCATGGTCGCCGAATTCGAATCCGACCTCATCCGCGCCCGCACCCGCGAAGGCATGCAAATCGCCAAGGCCAAGGGAAAGCTCCGCGGCAAGCAGCCCAAGCTCTCGAAGGCCCAGGAAAAGCACCTCGTCGCCCTCCACCGCGGAGGCCAGCACACCAGCGCGGAAATCGCCGAGCTGTTCGGGGTCGCCCGGAGTACGGTGTACCGCATCGTGCAACGGACACCATCGAAAGTGCTGAAATTTCCTAATAGCGACTACGAGGACAGTCCCAGCACGTGA
- a CDS encoding helix-turn-helix domain-containing protein has translation MDSVTTREAADRLGISDVAVRKMLRTGRLTGAGTAGRTLLIDPASLQRVADSGKHAGRLWSPKTAWAALCLLSGQKTPWISAAEKYRLKTRLGEIRAEDVHLLARNRAAVKRYRATPAAVDLLRPRLMPTAGSAMHDEETAARFGLSGGGGFAEGYATAGDGEKFATALGMVEDPNGNVVIRETALAEPFNSGRTPLAAVAVDLMDSLSTRERSAGIRVLEELLHG, from the coding sequence ATGGATTCTGTGACAACGAGGGAAGCGGCCGACCGCCTGGGCATCAGCGATGTCGCGGTGCGCAAGATGCTGCGCACGGGCCGGCTCACCGGCGCGGGCACCGCCGGCCGCACCCTGCTCATCGACCCCGCTTCCCTGCAGCGGGTTGCCGATTCCGGCAAACATGCCGGCAGGCTGTGGAGCCCCAAGACGGCATGGGCGGCCCTGTGCCTGCTCTCCGGGCAGAAAACACCATGGATCAGCGCGGCGGAAAAATACCGCCTGAAGACCCGATTGGGTGAAATCCGTGCCGAGGACGTGCACCTGCTGGCCAGGAACCGCGCCGCGGTGAAGCGCTACCGGGCAACCCCGGCGGCCGTGGACCTGCTCCGCCCACGGCTCATGCCGACCGCGGGTTCGGCGATGCACGATGAGGAAACGGCCGCACGCTTCGGTCTCTCCGGCGGCGGCGGGTTTGCCGAGGGCTATGCAACGGCCGGGGATGGCGAGAAGTTTGCCACCGCACTGGGCATGGTCGAGGACCCCAACGGCAACGTGGTGATCCGTGAAACGGCCCTCGCCGAACCGTTCAATTCCGGCCGAACCCCCCTGGCCGCGGTCGCGGTGGACCTGATGGATTCCCTGTCCACCCGGGAACGCTCCGCAGGCATCCGCGTCCTCGAGGAACTGCTCCATGGCTGA
- a CDS encoding DUF3427 domain-containing protein, which yields MDTPGVNSEFDLGEGIFESLLTDRLAERLEPLNGYKWSVESVAVENAPGELARFLGHAIEARLSVLEADQMITLTNQLLDLVGHAEDVLPGPQKLMELQRDNGVRVRSFKRPQTSLSSAALLTNSREDPQLAAELRAELSSADRVDLLCAFIKWEGLRLLSESLEAIKDHGIPIRVITTTYMGATQRHAIDELVRRFGAEVRINYETNATRLHAKAWMFHRNSGFDTAYVGSSNLSRPALLDGLEWNVRLSGAATPGLLQKFALTFDSYWEDDAFVPYDPDTDAERLDSALKRAGGTTAERMLGSTGLEVLPLLHQKEMLEELDAARTNRNEHRNLVVAATGTGKTVLAALDYKRLCEAAGQQLTLLFVAHRKEILEQSMKTYRKVLGKGSFGEMFVDGQRPVAWKHVFASVQSLAALGLSKIDQQAFDVVVIDEFHHAEATSYRKLIEHLLPSELLGLTATPERGDGINVADTFFDGRIASELRLWDALDADLLVPFHYFGVADDVDLSAIEWKRGSYDLEQLSNVYTGNDMRALKIINELRDKVLSTSMMRALGFCVSVQHANYMAKVFNEAGIPSAAVSGNSSTEEREEALAKLRASELNCIFAVDLFNEGLDVPEIDTILLLRPTQSSTIFLQQLGRGLRRADDKAVLTVLDFIGQQRREFRFDVKYRALLDVPRKKLERIIDDGAPGLPSGCQLMLDRVARTIVLDNIRSQLKLNKPALVREIRSHGLLGLDDYLEESGRDVKDIYRKTGASWTDLIRRAGLVSARSPWEENLVEFGVAQQDEERDLLKRVTGFLHVDDAERAEAYSDLLSTDAPRYAELGDRKQVFARMLFFTFWDNGGGFATYDDGLDRIRANGYLVQELLAAFARGVARSPHAPKGLPLGLQQVPLYSHATYRRSEVLAALEYGSLEQGKGVNHREGVAWCSQASADALFVTLDKDESVHNPNTLYKDYAISPRLFHWESQNATSPTSPTGRRYLNRKDHDSHILLFTRDVAKDADGMVVPFTCLGAVDYVKHQGSNPIAITWKLQREMPVNVFTSANAVAR from the coding sequence ATGGACACTCCCGGAGTAAATAGCGAGTTCGACTTGGGTGAAGGAATTTTTGAGAGCTTGCTGACCGATCGTCTGGCAGAGAGGCTTGAGCCCCTTAACGGCTACAAGTGGTCCGTGGAATCGGTCGCGGTCGAAAACGCACCGGGCGAACTGGCTCGTTTCCTCGGACACGCGATTGAAGCACGGTTGAGTGTGCTCGAAGCTGATCAAATGATTACGCTGACCAATCAGCTGCTTGACCTTGTCGGGCACGCTGAAGACGTGCTTCCTGGGCCTCAGAAGCTCATGGAGCTGCAACGCGACAATGGTGTTCGTGTTCGGTCGTTCAAACGCCCGCAAACCTCATTGAGTTCTGCAGCCTTGCTTACGAACAGTCGCGAAGACCCGCAGCTGGCCGCTGAACTACGGGCCGAACTTTCCTCAGCGGATCGTGTTGACCTGTTGTGCGCCTTTATCAAATGGGAAGGGCTGAGACTGCTTTCGGAGTCGCTTGAGGCGATCAAGGACCATGGCATTCCGATACGGGTCATCACTACGACCTACATGGGCGCCACCCAACGCCATGCCATCGACGAATTGGTTCGCCGTTTCGGTGCAGAAGTCCGCATCAACTACGAGACGAATGCGACGAGACTTCACGCGAAGGCATGGATGTTCCACCGCAATTCGGGATTTGATACCGCGTACGTTGGAAGCTCCAACCTCAGCAGGCCGGCGCTGCTTGACGGCCTCGAATGGAATGTCCGGCTCTCGGGTGCGGCGACGCCAGGACTACTGCAAAAGTTCGCGCTGACCTTCGACAGCTATTGGGAAGACGACGCCTTCGTTCCTTACGATCCCGATACGGATGCAGAGCGGCTGGATTCGGCGTTGAAACGTGCCGGTGGAACGACGGCGGAGCGGATGCTCGGATCCACCGGGCTTGAAGTGCTTCCGTTGCTTCACCAGAAGGAGATGCTCGAAGAGCTCGACGCAGCCCGGACCAACCGCAACGAGCATCGCAATCTCGTGGTTGCCGCAACTGGGACCGGCAAGACAGTCCTGGCAGCGCTGGACTACAAACGACTGTGCGAAGCGGCTGGACAGCAGCTCACGCTCTTGTTTGTGGCACACCGCAAGGAAATCCTTGAGCAATCCATGAAAACGTATCGCAAGGTCTTGGGCAAGGGATCCTTTGGCGAGATGTTCGTCGATGGGCAAAGGCCTGTGGCGTGGAAACACGTGTTTGCCAGCGTCCAGTCCTTGGCAGCACTTGGACTCTCCAAAATCGACCAACAAGCCTTCGACGTCGTGGTGATCGACGAATTCCATCATGCCGAGGCGACCTCGTACCGCAAGCTCATTGAACACCTGTTGCCGAGCGAATTACTAGGACTCACGGCAACACCCGAACGCGGCGACGGCATCAATGTGGCGGATACCTTCTTCGATGGTCGCATTGCCTCGGAGCTGCGGCTGTGGGACGCACTCGACGCCGACTTGCTGGTTCCCTTCCACTACTTCGGGGTGGCGGACGACGTCGACCTCAGCGCCATTGAGTGGAAGCGAGGGTCCTACGACCTGGAGCAGCTGAGCAACGTGTACACCGGCAACGACATGCGTGCGCTGAAGATCATCAACGAACTTCGCGACAAGGTGCTCAGCACCTCCATGATGCGAGCGCTGGGTTTCTGTGTCTCGGTCCAACACGCAAACTACATGGCGAAGGTCTTCAACGAGGCTGGCATCCCTTCGGCGGCGGTTTCGGGAAACTCGAGCACCGAGGAACGCGAGGAAGCGCTGGCCAAGCTGCGTGCCAGTGAACTGAACTGCATCTTCGCCGTCGACCTCTTCAACGAGGGACTCGACGTGCCGGAGATCGACACGATCCTCCTGCTGCGTCCGACCCAGAGCTCGACCATTTTCCTCCAGCAGCTCGGTCGTGGACTCCGTCGAGCCGACGACAAGGCAGTGCTCACCGTGCTGGACTTCATCGGGCAACAACGCCGGGAGTTCCGTTTTGACGTCAAGTACCGCGCCTTGCTGGATGTTCCACGCAAGAAGCTGGAACGCATCATTGATGACGGTGCGCCCGGGCTGCCCTCCGGATGCCAACTCATGCTTGACCGGGTGGCGCGCACCATCGTGTTGGATAACATTCGTTCCCAACTCAAGCTCAACAAGCCAGCGCTGGTTCGTGAGATCAGGTCGCATGGGTTGCTTGGACTGGACGACTATCTTGAAGAATCCGGCCGGGACGTCAAGGACATCTACCGCAAAACGGGGGCTTCCTGGACAGATCTGATTCGCCGGGCAGGACTGGTCTCCGCGCGCTCGCCATGGGAGGAAAACCTGGTTGAGTTCGGCGTCGCCCAGCAGGACGAAGAGCGGGACCTGCTCAAGCGGGTCACGGGTTTCCTTCACGTTGATGATGCCGAGCGTGCCGAGGCATATTCCGACCTGCTCTCTACGGACGCCCCACGCTATGCGGAACTGGGGGATCGGAAACAGGTATTCGCGCGCATGCTGTTCTTCACGTTCTGGGACAACGGCGGAGGCTTTGCCACCTACGACGACGGGCTAGATCGTATTCGTGCCAATGGGTACCTGGTTCAGGAGCTGCTTGCTGCATTCGCGCGTGGAGTGGCTCGAAGCCCGCACGCGCCGAAGGGGCTGCCGCTGGGATTGCAGCAGGTTCCGCTGTACTCCCACGCCACGTATCGGCGATCCGAGGTGCTCGCGGCGCTTGAATATGGTTCCTTGGAACAAGGCAAGGGGGTCAATCACCGCGAGGGCGTTGCCTGGTGCTCACAGGCGAGTGCCGATGCTCTCTTCGTGACGTTGGACAAGGACGAGTCCGTTCACAATCCCAACACGCTCTACAAGGACTATGCGATCAGCCCGCGTCTTTTCCACTGGGAGTCGCAGAACGCAACGTCACCAACCAGCCCGACTGGCCGACGCTACTTGAACCGCAAGGACCACGATTCACACATCCTGCTTTTCACACGCGACGTTGCCAAGGATGCTGACGGGATGGTTGTGCCCTTCACCTGTTTGGGTGCAGTCGACTACGTCAAGCACCAAGGTTCCAATCCGATCGCAATTACATGGAAATTGCAGCGCGAAATGCCTGTCAACGTATTCACTTCGGCCAACGCCGTGGCGCGCTAA